One Candidatus Acididesulfobacter guangdongensis genomic window carries:
- a CDS encoding peptidase produces the protein MDKKTIIENIFKKNFNIKSGETCLIYADKILPDENLTENDRQRRIKLIDIANDFKEIGAGFAKIKYLEYDSLKEHGTEPPFLIWETAFGDKITDFIVENKLWDNIRNKTLKQNEKNLLSEFIKTNNNKCVNCVIALPNFSTSHTLFRDLLTKYGNARFASLPLFEDSIFKTALNINPVELARFTLEVNEKLKDASIVNITSNNGTDVIFYIRDNGFMADTGLLDEPGAFSNLPAGEVYTAPVEGKTEGKFVMEYSPTKKLDEPLTIFIENGKVKYVEGIDKFKDHIISAIKNNELVSNIAELGIGTNKSAKNFLNILEAEKIYGTIHMALGDNSSFGGNVRVNFHEDFILFNPNITVTTKSGTVFKL, from the coding sequence ATGGATAAAAAAACAATTATAGAAAATATATTCAAAAAAAATTTTAATATTAAGTCTGGTGAAACTTGCCTTATATATGCCGATAAAATTTTACCGGACGAAAATTTGACGGAAAACGATAGACAAAGAAGAATTAAGCTTATTGACATAGCGAATGACTTCAAAGAGATAGGAGCCGGTTTTGCTAAGATAAAATATCTGGAATACGATTCACTTAAAGAACACGGTACCGAGCCGCCTTTTTTAATTTGGGAGACAGCTTTCGGCGACAAAATTACCGATTTTATTGTTGAAAATAAATTATGGGATAATATAAGAAATAAAACGCTAAAACAAAATGAGAAAAATTTATTATCCGAATTTATAAAAACCAACAATAATAAATGTGTTAATTGCGTAATAGCTCTGCCTAATTTTTCAACGAGTCATACTTTATTTAGGGATTTATTGACCAAATACGGCAATGCAAGGTTTGCAAGTTTGCCTTTATTTGAAGATTCAATTTTTAAGACTGCTTTAAATATAAACCCTGTTGAATTGGCACGATTTACTTTAGAAGTAAATGAAAAGCTGAAAGATGCCTCAATTGTTAATATAACGTCAAATAACGGAACAGATGTAATTTTTTATATAAGAGACAATGGATTCATGGCTGACACCGGACTGCTTGACGAACCCGGAGCATTTAGCAATTTACCTGCGGGGGAGGTTTATACCGCTCCTGTCGAGGGGAAAACCGAAGGCAAATTTGTCATGGAATATTCACCTACTAAAAAACTAGACGAACCGCTTACCATTTTCATTGAAAACGGAAAGGTAAAGTACGTTGAAGGTATTGATAAATTTAAAGACCATATTATATCTGCTATAAAAAATAACGAGCTGGTTTCAAATATTGCAGAACTTGGTATAGGAACAAATAAATCGGCGAAAAATTTTTTAAACATATTGGAAGCTGAAAAAATATACGGTACTATACATATGGCTTTGGG